One Salvelinus fontinalis isolate EN_2023a chromosome 27, ASM2944872v1, whole genome shotgun sequence genomic region harbors:
- the LOC129825697 gene encoding trace amine-associated receptor 1-like: MEPGISLSKADIVENILLCFESVNGSCKRSIFPPTIRVLLYLLLGSMSVLTVCGNLLVIIPIIHFKQLHTPTNYLILSLAVSDLLLGVLVMPPRMVYSAESCWYFGDLFCKIYTSTDVMLCNTSILNLCFISIDRYYAVCRPLLYRTKITVHIVLIMILVTWTVSAGVGFCMIFLELNIWGMEDFYYKNVACEGGCILFQNKVSSIVASVISFYIPGVGMLSIYLKIFLIAQRQARSIQGTTNQNSVGKSQRKATKTLAIIMGVFLSFWTPFFVINSIDPFISYSTPPVLFETLIWLGYLNSTINPMVYAFFYSWFRRAFRIIISGQIFQPDSSEIQLFSE, translated from the coding sequence ATGGAACCAGGAATCAGTCTCAGCAAGGCTGATATTGTTGAGAATATACTTCTATGTTTTGAATCAGTGAATGGGTCTTGCAAAAGATCAATCTTTCCTCCAACAATACGAGTATTACTTTATCTCTTACTTGGCTCAATGTCTGTTCTCACAGTGTGTGGCAACCTTCTTGTAATCATCCCCATCATCCACTTCAAACAGCTTCACACCCCgaccaactacctcatcctctctctggctgtgtcaGACCTCCTCTTGGGGGTTTTAGTGATGCCTCCCAGAATGGTATATTCAGCGGAAAGCTGCTGGTATTTTGGGGATTTATTCTGTAAAATCTACACCAGCACTGATGTCATGTTGTGCAATACATCCATTCTTAACTTGTGTTTTATTTCCATTGACAGGTATTATGCAGTGTGTCGCCCTCTCCTTTATAGAACTAAAATAACTGTTCACATTGTTCTGATTATGATTCTGGTCACCTGGACTGTTTCTGCCGGAGTAGGGTTTTGTATGATATTTCTGGAGCTCAATATTTGGGGCATGGAGGATTTTTACTATAAAAATGTTGCCTGTGAGGGAGGATGTATTTTGTTTCAAAACAAAGTTTCGAGTATTGTGGCTTCGGTGATCTCATTCTACATCCCAGGAGTAGGGATGCTTAGCATCTACCTAAAGATTTTCCTAATAGCACAGAGACAGGCACGCTCAATTCAGGGTACAACCAATCAGAACTCTGTAGGCAAATCACagaggaaggccaccaaaacacTTGCtatcattatgggggtatttctATCATTCTGGACACCCTTTTTTGTCATCAACAGCATTGATCCTTTTATTAGTTACTCTACCCCACCCGTTTTGTTTGAAACACTTATATGGCTTGGCtatttgaattcaaccattaatCCTATGGTGTATGCATTCTTTTACAGTTGGTTCAGGAGGGCGTTTAGAATTATAATTTCTGGTCAAATATTTCAACCTGACTCTTCAGAAATACAATTGTTTTCAGAAtaa